From a single Nocardioides panacis genomic region:
- the rodA gene encoding rod shape-determining protein RodA has protein sequence MTVVAVRPRSPRQTRTFAGTTTRVKAARLDWVLMAAAAALLTIGALLVWSATSARGGLPTDDPNGYIKKHLVNIAIGVVLGVMVAATDHRWVRILAPLVYVASIVGLLLVLVMGVTINGSRSWIQLGGMSIQPAEFAKLAVVIGMALLVAERTEGSLRTTEVGSRDVLGMLAIAGVPAALILLQPDLGTMLVLSATVFGVIAVSGARRTWLLGLFVGAVVAATLAVKLHVLKAYQLDRFMAFTNPDLDPRGAGYNTTQARIAIGNGGIFGQGLFGGSQTKSGFVPEQHTDFIFTVAGEELGLVGSAVLIALLGVVLWRALRIAMGADDLFGRVAAAGIACWFGFQAFQNIGMCLGIMPVTGVPLPLVSYGGSSMFASLMALGLLQNIHLRSGEGIGVARSRVHRSRF, from the coding sequence ATGACCGTCGTCGCCGTCCGTCCGCGCTCGCCCCGCCAGACCCGCACGTTCGCCGGCACCACCACCCGGGTCAAGGCCGCGCGCCTGGACTGGGTGCTGATGGCGGCCGCCGCCGCGCTGCTCACCATCGGCGCCCTGCTGGTGTGGTCGGCCACCTCGGCCCGCGGCGGCCTCCCCACCGACGACCCCAACGGCTACATCAAGAAGCACCTGGTCAACATCGCCATCGGCGTGGTGCTCGGGGTGATGGTCGCCGCGACCGACCACCGCTGGGTGCGGATCCTCGCGCCGCTGGTGTACGTCGCCTCGATCGTCGGCCTGCTGCTGGTGCTCGTGATGGGCGTGACCATCAACGGCTCGCGCTCCTGGATCCAGCTGGGCGGGATGTCCATCCAGCCGGCGGAGTTCGCCAAGCTCGCGGTCGTGATCGGGATGGCGCTGCTCGTCGCGGAGCGGACCGAGGGGTCCCTGCGCACCACGGAGGTCGGCTCCCGCGACGTGCTCGGGATGCTCGCCATCGCCGGCGTGCCCGCGGCGCTGATCCTGCTGCAGCCGGACCTCGGCACGATGCTGGTGCTGTCGGCGACCGTCTTCGGTGTCATCGCGGTCTCCGGCGCCCGCCGCACCTGGCTGCTCGGGCTGTTCGTCGGCGCGGTCGTGGCGGCCACCCTCGCGGTCAAGCTGCACGTCCTCAAGGCCTACCAGCTCGACCGGTTCATGGCGTTCACCAACCCCGACCTGGACCCGCGCGGCGCCGGCTACAACACCACCCAGGCCCGCATCGCGATCGGCAACGGCGGGATCTTCGGCCAGGGCCTGTTCGGCGGCTCGCAGACCAAGTCCGGGTTCGTCCCCGAGCAGCACACCGACTTCATCTTCACCGTCGCCGGCGAGGAGCTCGGCCTGGTCGGCTCGGCGGTGCTGATCGCCCTGCTCGGCGTGGTGCTGTGGCGCGCGCTGCGGATCGCGATGGGCGCCGACGACCTGTTCGGGCGGGTGGCCGCCGCCGGCATCGCGTGCTGGTTCGGCTTCCAGGCCTTCCAGAACATCGGCATGTGCCTCGGGATCATGCCGGTGACCGGCGTACCCCTCCCGCTCGTGTCCTACGGCGGCAGCTCGATGTTCGCGAGCCTGATGGCGCTCGGCCTGCTGCAGAACATCCACCTGCGCAGCGGCGAAGGCATCGGCGTGGCCCGCTCGAGGGTGCACCGCTCCCGCTTCTGA
- a CDS encoding penicillin-binding transpeptidase domain-containing protein, which yields MGRVLGDSGEVAGRAGDTLVTSIDSRVQGVVEQQLDQTIKTARKTYDKVTHKNYVADSGAVVVMDAKNGRVVAMAGAPTYSPKVWVGGISSKQLGRLYSAKSDNPLLFRATQGQFAPGSTWKPFMTTGALNNGFSPSTRLDCSSNFQVGNRLFKNYESESYGMIGFDEALQISCDTFFYRVGFKFWQRYGSDVADVKAKDPLVRTAKLFGFGKPTGVDLPGEASGRIADRVWKKAYWKANKSYYCKIGKKPGNDFLHVFAREFCVEGYAYRAGDAVNYVIGQGDTLVTPLQSARAYAALANGGTLYEPRVAKAVVGPDGRTIREIKPAVVGRVKVSRSSLKYVDQALLGTAKTGTTAWKFMDFPLDKIKIRSKTGSAEVHGKQSTSWVASYDKDYVVLMMVTQAGTGSGTSGPAVRKIWEALYGVQGMKVHTRDAALPGAKPPAGLPVFARDGEILPPMTRAEKKGNR from the coding sequence ATGGGCCGGGTGCTCGGCGACTCCGGCGAGGTCGCCGGCCGCGCCGGTGACACCCTGGTCACCTCGATCGACTCGCGCGTCCAGGGCGTCGTGGAGCAGCAGCTCGACCAGACCATCAAGACGGCCCGCAAGACCTACGACAAGGTCACGCACAAGAACTACGTCGCCGACTCCGGCGCGGTGGTCGTGATGGACGCCAAGAACGGCCGGGTGGTGGCGATGGCCGGCGCCCCGACGTACAGCCCGAAGGTGTGGGTCGGCGGGATCTCCTCCAAGCAGCTCGGCCGGCTCTACTCCGCCAAGTCCGACAACCCGCTGCTGTTCCGGGCCACCCAGGGCCAGTTCGCCCCCGGCTCGACGTGGAAGCCGTTCATGACCACGGGTGCGCTGAACAACGGGTTCAGCCCGAGCACCCGGCTGGACTGCTCGTCGAACTTCCAGGTCGGCAACCGGCTGTTCAAGAACTACGAGTCGGAGTCCTACGGGATGATCGGCTTCGACGAGGCGCTGCAGATCTCCTGCGACACGTTCTTCTACCGCGTCGGCTTCAAGTTCTGGCAGCGCTACGGCAGCGACGTCGCCGACGTGAAGGCCAAGGACCCGCTGGTGAGGACCGCGAAGCTGTTCGGCTTCGGCAAGCCCACCGGCGTCGACCTGCCGGGCGAGGCGAGCGGCCGGATCGCCGACCGGGTCTGGAAGAAGGCCTACTGGAAGGCCAACAAGAGCTACTACTGCAAGATCGGCAAGAAGCCCGGCAACGACTTCCTGCACGTCTTCGCCCGCGAGTTCTGCGTGGAGGGCTACGCCTACCGCGCCGGCGACGCGGTGAACTACGTGATCGGCCAGGGCGACACCCTGGTCACCCCGCTGCAGTCGGCCCGGGCCTACGCCGCGCTGGCCAACGGCGGGACGCTCTACGAGCCGCGGGTCGCCAAGGCCGTCGTCGGCCCGGACGGCAGGACGATCCGCGAGATCAAGCCGGCCGTCGTCGGCCGGGTCAAGGTGTCCCGCAGCTCCCTGAAGTACGTCGACCAGGCGCTGCTCGGCACCGCCAAGACCGGCACCACGGCGTGGAAGTTCATGGACTTCCCGCTCGACAAGATCAAGATCCGCTCCAAGACCGGTTCGGCCGAGGTGCACGGCAAGCAGAGCACGTCCTGGGTCGCGTCGTACGACAAGGACTACGTCGTGCTGATGATGGTCACCCAGGCGGGCACCGGCTCCGGCACCTCCGGTCCCGCGGTCCGCAAGATCTGGGAGGCGCTCTACGGCGTCCAGGGCATGAAGGTGCACACCCGGGACGCGGCGCTGCCCGGTGCGAAGCCGCCGGCCGGGCTGCCCGTCTTCGCCCGGGACGGCGAGATCCTGCCGCCGATGACCCGCGCCGAGAAGAAGGGCAACCGATGA
- the mreD gene encoding rod shape-determining protein MreD, protein MTALRALLLTGVVLLAVVLQVSVFSALSFDGVVPNLALLVVVAAALVRGPEFAAVLGFLGGLAIDLAPPTDHVAGRWALSLVVVGYLAGRVRQDAGSSAVAAVLTVAACSFVGTSLFALSGMLLHDPAIPVGEALAVIPVAVVYDVLVTPFVLPLVMRLFRHLQPHQVAY, encoded by the coding sequence ATGACCGCCCTGCGCGCCCTGCTGCTCACCGGTGTCGTCCTGCTGGCCGTCGTGCTGCAGGTCTCGGTGTTCTCCGCGCTGTCCTTCGACGGCGTGGTGCCCAACCTCGCGCTGCTCGTCGTGGTCGCGGCCGCGCTGGTCCGCGGCCCCGAGTTCGCCGCGGTGCTCGGGTTCCTCGGCGGGCTGGCGATCGACCTGGCCCCGCCCACCGACCACGTCGCCGGGCGCTGGGCGCTGTCCCTGGTCGTCGTCGGCTACCTCGCCGGCCGGGTCCGCCAGGACGCCGGCTCCTCGGCCGTCGCCGCGGTCCTGACCGTCGCCGCCTGCTCGTTCGTGGGCACCTCGCTCTTCGCGCTCAGCGGGATGCTGCTGCACGACCCGGCCATCCCGGTCGGGGAGGCGCTCGCCGTCATCCCGGTCGCGGTCGTGTACGACGTGCTGGTCACCCCCTTCGTGCTGCCGCTGGTGATGCGGCTGTTCCGCCACCTGCAGCCGCACCAGGTCGCCTACTGA
- the mreC gene encoding rod shape-determining protein MreC: protein MRPTSPGKRPSRAVLALLLLACFTLITLDVRGGSSSPLDPLRSAVGTVLGPVENGTTAAVRPFKAVPQFFHTTGGLRDDVARLEAQNSQLRGQLAGASVDRNRVAELDGLLSTSKSTGYALVPARVVAMGPAQSFSRTVTIDAGTRAGVTADMTVLNNDGLVGRVVRADRSTATVLLLVDRDSVVGGRLGSSMEVGTIDGRGSVGDDDRLDLELVDAGASAAKGDAVVTWGSKNGTPYVAGVPIGRVDAVSATPRQQSTQAVIEPYVDFTSLDLVGVVVDGDTKSDRAVIRAGRTETGGARR, encoded by the coding sequence ATGCGACCGACCTCCCCCGGGAAGCGCCCGTCCCGCGCGGTGCTCGCGCTGCTGCTGCTCGCCTGCTTCACGCTGATCACCCTCGACGTCCGTGGCGGCTCGAGCTCCCCGCTCGACCCGCTGCGCTCCGCGGTCGGCACGGTCCTCGGGCCGGTGGAGAACGGCACCACGGCCGCCGTACGCCCGTTCAAGGCGGTGCCGCAGTTCTTCCACACCACGGGCGGGCTGCGCGACGACGTGGCCCGGCTCGAGGCCCAGAACTCCCAGCTCCGCGGCCAGCTCGCCGGCGCCTCGGTGGACCGCAACCGGGTCGCCGAGCTCGACGGCCTGCTGTCCACCTCGAAGAGCACCGGCTACGCGCTGGTGCCCGCCCGGGTGGTCGCGATGGGCCCCGCCCAGTCCTTCAGCCGCACCGTGACGATCGACGCCGGCACCCGCGCCGGCGTCACCGCCGACATGACCGTGCTCAACAACGACGGGCTGGTCGGCCGCGTGGTGCGCGCCGACCGGTCCACCGCCACCGTCCTGCTGCTGGTCGACCGGGACTCGGTGGTCGGCGGCCGCCTCGGCTCGAGCATGGAGGTCGGCACCATCGACGGCCGCGGCTCGGTCGGCGACGACGACCGCCTCGACCTCGAGCTCGTCGACGCCGGCGCCTCGGCCGCCAAGGGCGACGCCGTGGTGACCTGGGGCAGCAAGAACGGCACCCCGTACGTCGCCGGCGTGCCGATCGGGCGGGTCGACGCGGTGTCGGCCACCCCGCGCCAGCAGTCCACCCAGGCGGTCATCGAGCCGTACGTCGACTTCACCTCGCTCGACCTGGTCGGGGTCGTCGTCGACGGCGACACCAAGAGCGACCGCGCCGTGATCCGCGCGGGCCGCACCGAGACCGGGGGAGCCCGCCGATGA
- a CDS encoding rod shape-determining protein codes for MANSIIGRDMAVDLGTANTLVYVRGKGVLLDEPSVVALNSSTNEILAVGHEAKRMIGRTPDNITAIRPLKDGVIADFESTEQMLRYFIQQVHRRRYFAKPRLVICVPSGITAVEQRAVKEAGYQAGARRVYIIEEPMAAAIGAGLPVHEATGNMVVDVGGGTTEVAVISLGGIVTSLSIRTAGDDLDQAIIAWMKKEYSLMLGERTAEEIKMTLGSAFPLPQEPEAEVRGRDMISGLPKTVVVSSAEVRMALEEPLHAIVDAVRTTLDQTPPELAGDIMDRGLVLTGGGALLRGLDERLRHETGMPVHIAEEPLRSVAMGAGKCVEEFEALQQVLVSEPRR; via the coding sequence ATGGCGAACAGCATCATCGGCCGCGACATGGCCGTTGACCTCGGCACCGCCAACACGCTCGTCTACGTGCGTGGCAAGGGCGTGCTCCTCGACGAGCCGTCCGTCGTCGCGCTGAACTCCTCGACGAACGAGATCCTCGCCGTCGGGCACGAGGCGAAGCGGATGATCGGCCGGACCCCGGACAACATCACCGCGATCCGCCCGCTCAAGGACGGCGTGATCGCGGACTTCGAGTCCACCGAGCAGATGCTCCGCTACTTCATCCAGCAGGTGCACCGCCGCCGCTACTTCGCCAAGCCCCGCCTGGTGATCTGCGTGCCGAGCGGCATCACCGCGGTCGAGCAGCGCGCCGTCAAGGAGGCCGGCTACCAGGCCGGCGCCCGCCGGGTCTACATCATCGAGGAGCCGATGGCCGCCGCGATCGGCGCCGGGCTCCCCGTCCACGAGGCCACCGGCAACATGGTCGTCGATGTCGGCGGCGGCACGACGGAGGTCGCGGTCATCTCGCTGGGCGGCATCGTCACCAGCCTCTCGATCCGCACCGCGGGCGACGACCTCGACCAGGCGATCATCGCCTGGATGAAGAAGGAGTACTCCCTGATGCTGGGGGAGCGCACCGCCGAGGAGATCAAGATGACCCTCGGCTCGGCGTTCCCGCTCCCGCAGGAGCCGGAGGCCGAGGTCCGCGGTCGGGACATGATCTCCGGGCTGCCCAAGACCGTCGTGGTCTCCTCCGCCGAGGTCCGGATGGCCCTCGAGGAGCCGCTGCACGCGATCGTCGACGCGGTCCGCACCACCCTCGACCAGACGCCGCCCGAGCTCGCCGGCGACATCATGGACCGCGGCCTCGTGCTGACCGGCGGCGGCGCGTTGCTGCGCGGCCTCGACGAGCGGCTGCGCCACGAGACCGGGATGCCGGTGCACATCGCCGAGGAGCCGCTGCGCTCGGTGGCGATGGGGGCCGGCAAGTGCGTCGAGGAGTTCGAGGCCCTCCAGCAGGTGCTCGTCTCCGAGCCCCGTCGATGA
- a CDS encoding pyridoxamine 5'-phosphate oxidase family protein, translating to MTAGRRADQPLSPTGRSTPRRERERAQSDRDTLYDVLDASLVCHLAVVVDGVPLALPTVFAVDLDGPDEGGTLYVHGSVASRSLVQAPGQDVSVTMTVLDGIVLARSGFNHSMNYRSAVVVGRPRLVTGEAERSHALDLLVDHVTPGRSATLRRPTRKELSATTVLALPLHEASVKRRVGDPSDEDVDVEAGGVWAGVLPLGLRAGEPVTGADVDVAAVPEHVTARVAALNRRSP from the coding sequence GTGACCGCCGGGCGCCGCGCCGACCAGCCGCTCTCGCCGACCGGCCGGAGCACGCCGCGCCGGGAGAGGGAGCGCGCCCAGTCCGACCGCGACACCCTGTACGACGTCCTGGACGCGTCCCTGGTCTGCCACCTCGCCGTCGTCGTCGACGGGGTGCCGCTGGCCCTGCCGACGGTGTTCGCCGTCGACCTTGACGGTCCCGACGAGGGCGGCACGCTCTACGTGCACGGCTCGGTGGCCTCGCGCAGCCTGGTGCAGGCGCCCGGGCAGGACGTCAGCGTGACGATGACGGTGCTCGACGGGATCGTGCTGGCGCGGTCCGGCTTCAACCACTCGATGAACTACCGCTCGGCCGTGGTCGTCGGCCGGCCCCGGCTGGTGACCGGTGAGGCCGAGCGCTCGCACGCCCTGGACCTGCTGGTCGACCACGTGACGCCCGGCCGGTCCGCGACGCTGCGCCGGCCGACCCGCAAGGAGCTCTCCGCCACCACGGTGCTGGCCCTGCCGCTGCACGAGGCCTCGGTCAAGCGGCGGGTCGGCGACCCGAGCGACGAGGACGTCGACGTCGAGGCGGGCGGCGTGTGGGCCGGGGTGCTGCCGCTCGGGCTGCGCGCCGGCGAGCCGGTCACCGGCGCGGACGTCGACGTCGCCGCGGTGCCGGAGCACGTGACGGCCCGGGTCGCAGCGCTGAACCGCCGCAGCCCCTGA